Proteins encoded together in one Pseudoroseomonas cervicalis window:
- the dgt gene encoding dGTP triphosphohydrolase translates to MRWERLFESRRFLDAARKPALNRNAYQIDQDRIVFSRPFRRLQQKTQVHPLPFNAHVRNRLLHTLEVASVGRSLGFTVGTELAAELRAAGHTPDDLGYLVQAVCLAHDIGNPPFGHAGEAVIATHMARWLDGPGAASGLKLDHDLRFFDGNAQGFRILTRADGYRERGGLKLSLASLGAFLKYPWGGEDPRAARDGRPGVKFNHFATEAAAFQAVTEGCGLSGPHPRHPAVWLMEAADDITYGLADLEDAVELDMVPYRDYEALVAPLGEVSQARLADEDSRIQKIALLRSKAIGRMINAVARAYCDHAAAIMAGELEAGRSLIKLCAPALREPFRAIEAKNRDTLYFHPRKAEFEIGAGDVLEKTLSVFLEASLAYVRAGGEVEKVAAPSRQALSLMQDYHPRPGFSPSETIRCAVDFVAGMTDNYAAHLAARLRGL, encoded by the coding sequence GTGCGCTGGGAGAGGCTGTTCGAGAGCCGCCGCTTCCTGGACGCGGCCCGCAAGCCGGCGCTGAACCGCAACGCCTACCAGATCGACCAGGACCGCATCGTCTTCAGCCGCCCCTTCCGCCGGCTGCAGCAGAAGACCCAGGTCCACCCCCTGCCCTTCAACGCGCATGTGCGCAACCGCCTGCTGCACACGCTGGAGGTGGCGTCCGTCGGCCGCTCGCTGGGCTTCACCGTGGGCACCGAGCTGGCCGCCGAGCTGCGCGCGGCCGGCCACACGCCGGATGATCTCGGCTATCTGGTGCAGGCGGTGTGCCTGGCGCATGACATCGGCAACCCGCCCTTCGGCCATGCCGGGGAGGCGGTGATCGCCACCCATATGGCGCGCTGGCTGGACGGGCCGGGCGCCGCCAGCGGCCTGAAGCTCGACCACGACCTCCGCTTCTTCGACGGCAACGCCCAGGGCTTCCGCATCCTGACCCGCGCCGATGGCTATCGCGAGCGCGGCGGGCTGAAGCTGAGCCTGGCGAGCCTCGGCGCCTTCCTGAAATATCCCTGGGGGGGCGAGGATCCCCGCGCCGCCCGCGACGGCCGCCCCGGCGTGAAGTTCAACCATTTCGCCACCGAGGCCGCGGCCTTCCAGGCGGTGACCGAGGGCTGCGGCCTGTCGGGCCCGCATCCGCGCCACCCCGCCGTCTGGCTGATGGAGGCGGCGGACGACATCACCTATGGCCTGGCCGATCTCGAGGACGCGGTCGAGCTGGATATGGTGCCCTATCGCGACTACGAGGCGCTGGTGGCACCGCTGGGCGAGGTCAGCCAGGCGCGGCTGGCCGATGAGGATAGCCGCATCCAGAAGATCGCCCTGCTGCGCAGCAAGGCGATCGGCCGCATGATCAACGCCGTGGCGCGCGCCTATTGCGACCATGCGGCGGCGATCATGGCGGGCGAGCTGGAGGCCGGGCGCTCGCTGATCAAGCTCTGCGCCCCGGCGCTGCGCGAGCCCTTCCGCGCCATCGAGGCGAAGAACCGCGACACGCTGTATTTCCACCCGCGCAAGGCGGAGTTCGAGATCGGCGCCGGCGATGTGCTGGAGAAGACGCTCTCGGTCTTCCTGGAGGCCTCGCTCGCCTATGTGCGCGCCGGTGGCGAGGTGGAGAAGGTCGCCGCCCCCTCGCGCCAGGCGCTGTCGCTGATGCAGGACTACCATCCGCGCCCGGGTTTTTCGCCGTCGGAGACGATCCGCTGCGCGGTGGATTTCGTCGCCGGCATGACCGACAATTACGCCGCGCATCTGGCCGCCCGGCTGCGCGGCCTCTGA
- a CDS encoding ATP-binding protein, producing MSLDSYTLLTVSVALGALLGLIWLGLSIGRHSLPGIRAWGMSLLGLSTASLLLALRGKAPVFLSIDIANLVVLLALASAWHGARRFDGERPLLWPLLLPGLIWLGLRALPALTAAVETRVIIMSLLSTPLILGTAWQFAKGRAESPMLRGILAATFGLQGVMMLLRIPVVVWMGSWKPSEALPDNFWVQLVMLQAILQGVGVSFLLLALFRERGERRAVAAAAAAARSAEQASEAKSRFLARMSHELRTPLNGVLGLAQLLAARRDLPEAAQAQLAVIERAGRHLLALVNDVLDLAQVEAGRLSLQRAPLALQPLLEEALALVRPEAERKRLTLGLVTAPGLPPAVCGDARRLRQILLNLLGNAVKFTPAGGQVTLSAAPLLGQGLRLEVLDSGPGIAPDQAARLFRDFQRLGDGAAREEGSGLGLAICAALALAMQGRIGVEAGPDGRGSRFWVELPLPPAALPPAPHPAAGAAITPRRVLVVDDVAVNRVVAEALLQADGHSVLLAAGGEEALALLEADAGIDLMLLDVQMPGMDGLETARRLRALEPVLRPGAARLPVLALTAEVGEAQRRACLAAGMDGHVAKPVERAALQAAIAAAPRPELQQPAPGA from the coding sequence GTGTCTCTCGACAGCTACACCCTGCTCACGGTCAGCGTCGCCCTCGGGGCGCTGCTGGGGCTCATCTGGCTCGGCCTGTCGATCGGTCGGCACAGCCTGCCCGGCATCCGCGCCTGGGGCATGTCGCTGCTCGGGCTCAGCACCGCCTCGCTGCTGCTGGCGCTGCGCGGCAAGGCGCCGGTCTTCCTCTCCATCGACATCGCCAATCTCGTGGTGCTGCTGGCCCTGGCCTCGGCCTGGCACGGCGCGCGCCGCTTCGACGGGGAGCGCCCGCTGCTCTGGCCGCTGCTGCTGCCGGGGCTGATCTGGCTCGGCCTGCGCGCCCTGCCGGCGCTGACCGCGGCGGTGGAGACGCGGGTCATCATCATGTCGCTGCTCAGCACGCCGCTGATCCTCGGCACCGCCTGGCAATTCGCCAAGGGCCGGGCGGAGAGCCCGATGCTGCGCGGCATCCTGGCCGCCACCTTCGGCCTGCAGGGCGTGATGATGCTGCTGCGCATCCCGGTGGTGGTGTGGATGGGCAGCTGGAAGCCCAGCGAGGCGCTGCCGGACAATTTCTGGGTCCAGCTGGTGATGCTGCAGGCCATCCTGCAGGGGGTGGGGGTCAGCTTCCTGCTGCTGGCGCTGTTCCGCGAGCGCGGCGAGCGCCGCGCGGTCGCCGCCGCCGCCGCGGCCGCGCGCAGCGCCGAGCAGGCCAGCGAGGCGAAGTCGCGCTTCCTGGCGCGGATGAGCCATGAGCTGCGCACGCCGCTGAACGGCGTGCTGGGGCTGGCCCAGCTGCTGGCGGCGCGGCGCGACCTGCCGGAGGCGGCGCAGGCGCAGCTGGCGGTGATCGAGCGCGCCGGGCGGCATCTGCTGGCCCTCGTCAATGACGTGCTGGATCTGGCGCAGGTCGAGGCCGGGCGGCTCAGCCTGCAGCGCGCGCCGCTGGCGCTGCAGCCGCTGCTGGAGGAGGCGCTGGCGCTGGTGCGGCCGGAGGCGGAGCGCAAGCGGCTGACGCTCGGCCTGGTCACCGCGCCGGGCCTGCCGCCGGCGGTCTGCGGCGATGCGAGGCGGCTGCGCCAGATCCTGCTGAACCTGCTGGGCAATGCGGTGAAGTTCACTCCCGCCGGCGGGCAGGTCACCCTCTCGGCGGCGCCGCTGCTGGGGCAGGGGCTGCGGCTGGAGGTGCTGGACAGCGGCCCCGGCATCGCCCCCGACCAGGCGGCGCGGCTGTTCCGCGACTTCCAGCGCCTGGGCGATGGCGCGGCGCGGGAGGAGGGCAGCGGCCTCGGCCTCGCCATCTGCGCCGCACTGGCGCTGGCCATGCAGGGCCGGATCGGCGTCGAGGCCGGGCCGGATGGCCGTGGCAGCCGCTTCTGGGTGGAGCTGCCGCTGCCCCCCGCCGCTCTGCCGCCGGCGCCGCACCCGGCCGCGGGCGCCGCCATCACGCCGCGCCGCGTGCTGGTGGTGGATGATGTGGCGGTGAACCGCGTGGTGGCCGAGGCGCTGCTGCAGGCCGATGGCCACAGCGTGCTGCTGGCCGCCGGCGGCGAGGAGGCGCTGGCCCTGCTGGAGGCCGATGCCGGCATCGACCTGATGCTGCTGGATGTGCAGATGCCCGGCATGGACGGGCTGGAGACCGCCCGCCGCCTGCGGGCGCTGGAGCCGGTGCTGCGCCCGGGCGCGGCGCGGCTGCCGGTGCTGGCGCTGACCGCCGAGGTGGGCGAGGCGCAGCGCCGCGCCTGCCTGGCCGCCGGTATGGATGGGCATGTCGCCAAGCCGGTGGAGCGCGCCGCGCTGCAGGCGGCGATCGCCGCCGCGCCGCGGCCGGAACTGCAGCAGCCCGCGCCAGGCGCCTGA
- a CDS encoding dienelactone hydrolase family protein, which translates to MQVELVAADGHRLSAWRAGPEQAPMALVVVQEIFGVNRHMRRVCDRFAQQGYAVLAPALFDRAEKGVELGYTPEDVKQGLALRSAIDPAATLLDVEAAAAALPSGARIGLIGYCWGGTVAWHGATRSEAFAAAVGYYGGGIAAAKEEAPRCPVQLHFGEADSGIPMADVEAIRNAQPGVEVFTYAGAGHGFACEERGAYSPADAVLAEQRALGFLARHLGG; encoded by the coding sequence ATGCAGGTCGAACTGGTCGCCGCCGATGGCCACAGGCTTTCCGCCTGGCGCGCCGGGCCGGAACAGGCGCCGATGGCCCTGGTGGTGGTGCAGGAGATCTTCGGCGTGAACCGGCATATGCGCCGCGTCTGCGACCGATTCGCCCAGCAGGGCTATGCCGTGCTGGCCCCGGCCCTGTTCGACCGGGCGGAAAAGGGGGTGGAGCTGGGCTATACGCCGGAAGATGTGAAGCAGGGCCTGGCGCTGCGCAGCGCCATCGACCCCGCCGCCACGCTGCTGGATGTCGAGGCCGCGGCCGCCGCCCTGCCCTCCGGCGCCCGCATCGGCCTGATCGGCTATTGCTGGGGCGGCACCGTCGCCTGGCACGGCGCGACCCGCAGCGAGGCCTTCGCCGCCGCGGTCGGCTATTACGGCGGCGGCATCGCCGCGGCGAAGGAGGAAGCGCCGCGCTGCCCGGTACAGCTGCATTTCGGCGAGGCCGATAGCGGCATCCCCATGGCCGATGTCGAGGCGATCCGGAACGCCCAGCCGGGGGTGGAGGTCTTCACCTATGCCGGCGCCGGGCACGGCTTCGCCTGCGAGGAGCGCGGCGCCTACAGCCCGGCCGATGCGGTGCTGGCCGAGCAGCGGGCGCTGGGCTTCCTGGCCCGCCATCTCGGCGGCTGA
- a CDS encoding DUF4169 family protein, protein MAEIVNLNRRRKQAARAAEARQAAANREKFGRSREQRARDAEAEARRNALLDGARQEEGGPEKG, encoded by the coding sequence ATGGCAGAGATCGTCAACCTCAACCGCCGGCGCAAACAGGCGGCGCGCGCGGCCGAGGCCCGCCAGGCCGCCGCCAACCGCGAGAAATTCGGTCGCAGCCGCGAGCAGCGGGCGCGCGATGCCGAGGCCGAGGCGCGCCGCAACGCGCTGCTGGACGGCGCCCGGCAGGAGGAAGGCGGGCCGGAGAAGGGCTGA